TGGATCTGATTACTAACTCTGGCTCCGGTCTGGACCCAGATATTACACCACAAGCGGCACAGGCGCAGATTCCGCGCATTAGCAAGCTAACTGGTGTATCCGAGCAACAGCTGCAAAGTTTGATTGCCCAAAACACGACTTCGCCGCAACTGGGCATCTTCGGTGAACCTGCTGTTAATGTACTGAAGATGAATATGGCACTGCAACAATTACGAGCAGGTTCAGGGTCATGAGTACCTTCCGGCGCAAAACGCCTGAAGAATTGCTACACATGATCTCCAAGCTCAAACAAGGAAAATTAAAAATCTATATCGGAGCCGTTAGCGGCTCCGGTAAAACCTATCATATGCTGCGTGAAGGCCAACTGCTCAAACAGGAAGGTCTTGACGTGGCATTATGTGCTGTCTCGACCTTACAGCGTCCAGAAACCGTGCAGCAGCTAGGCGATCTGAAGCGCATTCCAAGTATTCACTGGATGAAGACGGACAAATCTGGACATCCCATCGAGCAAAAGGATTTGAATCTGGATGCGATTATTGAGCGCAATCCTGAAGTGCTGCTGGTCGATCATCTGGCACATCGCAATCGTCCTGATGCGCAGCATGAAACCCGCTGGGAGGATATCCAGTTTTTGTTGCAGCGCGGAATTAGCGTGATGGTAACAGTCAATGTCTACGAGCTGGAGGGAGCAGCACAGCTGGCACGTCATTATATCGGACGCGAGGTCGATTGTACGGTGCCAGAGGATGTATTGGTTCAGGCGGATGAAGTGCGTCTGATCGATGTGACGCCTGAGGTTATTTTACAGCGCTATTCTGCCGGGCATCTGTTAGGTAGCACGGATAGTGATTATTTTGAAAAGGGAAATCTATCGGTGCTGCGCGAGTTAGCACTGCGTACCGTAGCCGAGGGCGTCGGCGGTACATTGGAAAAGCATCGTGCAGAGCAGGGTTTGAGTGGACCGACCGGTACGACCGAGCGTATTATGGTGCTAGTGCAGTATCATTGGAACGGGTCTATCTATATACGGCGTGGACAGCAGATTGCCCGACGTCTGAGCGGTGATCTGCTGGTCGTTTCCTTTCGCAATCGCGGTGTAAAGCCGACCAATGAAGAGCGTACATTTCGGCGTGCCTTCCGCGATCTGACGGATCAGGTAGGTGGCGTATTTGAAGAGATTCTGATCGGCTCACGCTTTGATCTATCTCGGCAAATGGTGCAATTTGCCCGTCAGCATCAGGTTACACGTATTGTACTTGGTCATTCTCGGCAAAAGCGCTGGCAGGAGCTGATCAACAGTTCGGTCGTCAACGGATTGCTGCTGCATACGCGGCATATTGATATTTTCCTGATGGCAGATCGCGCGGAGCAGGAGGGAGAGCGTATATTGCCTGCACGTACCGCTGCTGTCAAAAAGCCGGAAAATTATCGGCGTCTGCCCTCTGAGGAGATCAAGCGTCAGATTGAGCATATTCAGCGCGGTACATTCAAAGTGTATGTGGGCGCGGCGCCGGGTGTAGGCAAGACGTATACAATGCTGCGCGAGGGCAAGGAGCTGATGCGTCAGGGAATCGACGTGGTGATTGGTCTACTAGAAACGCATGGACGCAAGGAAACCGCCGAACAGGCAGAGACGCTTCCCTTACTGCCGCGTCAGCAGATTCCATATGGTGAGCGGATGCTAGAGGAAATGGATGTGGATGGCATCATTCGCCGCAATCCAGAGGTAGTGCTAGTCGACGAACTAGCACATAGTAACGTACCCGGCAGTCGTAATAGTAAGCGCTATGAGGATATTCGCGAATTGCTAGATGCAGGCATTGCTGTCATTTCCACTGTTAACATTCAGCATCTAGAAAGTTTGAATGATGCAGTAGAGCAGATTACTGGTATTCGCGTACGGGAAACGGTGCCGGATTATATTTTGCATCTGGCAGATGAAGTGGAGTTGATTGATGTTACGCCGCAAACGTTACGTCAACGACTGAGTGAGGGCAAAATCTATGCCGCTACTAAGGTGGAACAATCGCTAAACAACTTTTTCAAGCTGGGTAATCTGATTGCGCTGCGCGAGCTGGCGTTACGCGAAGTGGCGGATGATGTGGACGAGCGGTTGGAATCATGGGAGCGAAGTGCATCGCTACGTGGACCGTGGCGACGGGAAGAAGTGATCTTTGTCGGGGTAAAACTGGATCATGAAGCGGAACGATTGATCCGACGCGGATTCCGCACTGCCTATCGGTTAAAAGCAAAACTGATCGTCACCTATATCCATACTGGCACAGAGCAGTCCATGACCGAGGAACAGCAGATCAAAGCCGATAAATTCGATAAATTGACTCGGCGACTAGGCGGGCAATTTGAAGTACAATATCGTCCGCAATGTTCAAGCATGAAGCAGCTGGCACGCTATATCAATGAAGAAGCAGTACGACATGAAGCGACCCAGATGCTACTTGGACAGTCCAGCACACCACGCTGGAAGCGCTGGGGACGCGAATCCATTTTGAAAAAGGTATTGCGCGAATCGCGAAATATGGATGTATTGGTCGTAGCCGACAGGGAGTAATGCTCCTATACGGCTACGACTTTTTCTTTTATCTAGTTACCTATGCTATCTAGCTATTGTTTTATCTGTATAAGGATTTCCTGCTGTTTAGATCTATTGTCTACAAGATTCCCACTTAGTTGGCTTAGGAGCCAACAGCAATATTTCCTGATGTGGAGCGAAGCTGTATGGAGCTATTGCTGCTTCGATTGGGCTGTGGCACAGTAACAGTGCCGGATTCTGATTGTGCATCATATCCATTGGAGGTAGCCGGAGGGTCGACAAGTTGAATATCACCGGAATCGGTTGTAATCTCTAACGGATGACTGGTAGGCTGCTTGTTCCGATTGTCTGAGAGATTGGTCTGATGAATCACAATATCGCCAGATTCTGATTGAAGACGAGCAGAACCATTCAACTGCTGTATATCGAGTTTGCCTGATCCAGCGGTAGATGTTAGCTGACCTTGTACAGAACCAAGCTTCATATCGCCCGAACCGGATTGTATATCCAGCGATGAGCCTTTCCATTCCTGAATGATCATATCGCCAGACGATGTTTTTAATGTCGCATTGCCATTCAGTTGCTCCGCTTTGATTCGTCCCGATACGGATTGCACGGTGATCTGTTTTGCTTGTATATGATTCAGATTCGTCTGTGCAGAAATGAGATGAAAGTCGGCGCTGTCTAGACTATCTGGGTTGGCGAGCTGTACGGTAATATGCTGTACATGCGGCGACAGCTTAGGTGTAGTCAGCTGCCACGGCTTGCGCTGCATATTCATCTCGATCTGTAGGGAGCCGTGTTGTACATTGGTTTGTTGCAATGTATCACGAATGGCTGCGGTGACTTCGCCTTCCAGCACGATATGATCCTGCTGGTCAGGGCTATCGGTAAAC
The DNA window shown above is from Paenibacillus sp. JQZ6Y-1 and carries:
- a CDS encoding DUF4097 family beta strand repeat-containing protein, whose protein sequence is MRKIWIYILAPVLLLIIAGVWVVNALQLGGPPANQQYTRQWQANSGAIKHLTIQSGYEIAVQFTDSPDQQDHIVLEGEVTAAIRDTLQQTNVQHGSLQIEMNMQRKPWQLTTPKLSPHVQHITVQLANPDSLDSADFHLISAQTNLNHIQAKQITVQSVSGRIKAEQLNGNATLKTSSGDMIIQEWKGSSLDIQSGSGDMKLGSVQGQLTSTAGSGKLDIQQLNGSARLQSESGDIVIHQTNLSDNRNKQPTSHPLEITTDSGDIQLVDPPATSNGYDAQSESGTVTVPQPNRSSNSSIQLRSTSGNIAVGS
- a CDS encoding histidine kinase, translated to MSTFRRKTPEELLHMISKLKQGKLKIYIGAVSGSGKTYHMLREGQLLKQEGLDVALCAVSTLQRPETVQQLGDLKRIPSIHWMKTDKSGHPIEQKDLNLDAIIERNPEVLLVDHLAHRNRPDAQHETRWEDIQFLLQRGISVMVTVNVYELEGAAQLARHYIGREVDCTVPEDVLVQADEVRLIDVTPEVILQRYSAGHLLGSTDSDYFEKGNLSVLRELALRTVAEGVGGTLEKHRAEQGLSGPTGTTERIMVLVQYHWNGSIYIRRGQQIARRLSGDLLVVSFRNRGVKPTNEERTFRRAFRDLTDQVGGVFEEILIGSRFDLSRQMVQFARQHQVTRIVLGHSRQKRWQELINSSVVNGLLLHTRHIDIFLMADRAEQEGERILPARTAAVKKPENYRRLPSEEIKRQIEHIQRGTFKVYVGAAPGVGKTYTMLREGKELMRQGIDVVIGLLETHGRKETAEQAETLPLLPRQQIPYGERMLEEMDVDGIIRRNPEVVLVDELAHSNVPGSRNSKRYEDIRELLDAGIAVISTVNIQHLESLNDAVEQITGIRVRETVPDYILHLADEVELIDVTPQTLRQRLSEGKIYAATKVEQSLNNFFKLGNLIALRELALREVADDVDERLESWERSASLRGPWRREEVIFVGVKLDHEAERLIRRGFRTAYRLKAKLIVTYIHTGTEQSMTEEQQIKADKFDKLTRRLGGQFEVQYRPQCSSMKQLARYINEEAVRHEATQMLLGQSSTPRWKRWGRESILKKVLRESRNMDVLVVADRE